The following coding sequences lie in one Klebsiella huaxiensis genomic window:
- a CDS encoding L-2-amino-thiazoline-4-carboxylic acid hydrolase, whose translation MTEITSEPAHNTATLTDEVTLALRAITEKRAATIGYLLDESRQRNIADDFAREAIRHYGRDIGYKIRAQMHDGRDLEAFATLFTRGLESQVYEMEPVSASRTEFIVQFHYCPYVNCWRQQGREAREVETLCDICMEGDHALTDAFPGLRLDVQTALARGDAVCRLRFYQSEEQEA comes from the coding sequence ATGACGGAAATAACTTCAGAACCAGCGCATAACACCGCAACCCTAACCGATGAGGTGACCCTGGCGCTGCGTGCGATTACCGAAAAAAGGGCCGCAACTATCGGTTATCTGCTTGATGAAAGCCGTCAGCGCAATATCGCCGATGATTTTGCCCGGGAGGCGATTCGTCATTATGGCCGGGATATTGGGTATAAGATACGCGCGCAGATGCACGATGGACGAGATCTGGAAGCGTTCGCCACGCTGTTTACCCGTGGTCTTGAATCTCAGGTTTATGAAATGGAGCCCGTCAGCGCCAGCCGCACAGAATTTATCGTCCAGTTTCACTACTGTCCTTACGTTAACTGCTGGCGGCAGCAGGGGCGCGAGGCCCGTGAAGTTGAGACGCTGTGCGATATCTGCATGGAAGGCGATCATGCGTTAACCGACGCATTCCCGGGACTGAGGTTAGACGTACAGACCGCGCTGGCTCGCGGTGACGCAGTCTGTCGGCTGCGTTTTTATCAGTCAGAAGAGCAGGAGGCATAA
- a CDS encoding AraC family transcriptional regulator, with amino-acid sequence MTQQALDLTSELLRGMRLSGVNYRRIEAARPFGVEFSHVPGKAQFHFISRGPVLLRMASGQRLTLESGDALFIPNGDSHALLSDEQAPVMNVLKLPSEPVCSTVCCVKNKGDDAKNGSAIIFSGCMDFELGGMQPLVKAMPEVMLVSSLLTARPEIQPMLAAMERETLTRQAGYAGILARLADVVAALIVRGWVECGCGNATGWVQVLRDPKLAKAIYVMHQQPGINWKVEDLAREAGTSRSVFAERFLSATGTTPARYLTELRMRLAVQYISHEGQALEKVAFKLGYSSHAAFSRAFKRITGKAPGALRDLSRGEEF; translated from the coding sequence ATGACTCAGCAAGCTCTCGATCTCACCAGCGAACTGCTGCGCGGCATGCGCCTTTCCGGCGTCAACTACCGGCGCATTGAGGCCGCTCGCCCCTTCGGCGTCGAGTTCAGTCATGTACCCGGCAAAGCGCAGTTCCACTTTATTAGCCGGGGCCCGGTGCTGCTGCGCATGGCCAGCGGTCAACGCCTCACACTGGAAAGCGGCGATGCGTTATTTATTCCCAACGGCGATAGCCACGCGTTGCTTTCCGATGAACAGGCCCCGGTGATGAACGTCCTGAAGCTTCCCAGCGAACCAGTTTGCAGCACCGTGTGTTGTGTTAAAAATAAGGGCGACGACGCGAAAAATGGCAGCGCCATTATCTTTAGCGGCTGCATGGATTTCGAACTGGGCGGCATGCAGCCGCTGGTCAAAGCGATGCCAGAAGTGATGCTGGTCAGCAGCCTGCTGACCGCTCGCCCGGAGATCCAGCCGATGCTGGCGGCGATGGAACGCGAAACCCTCACCCGACAGGCAGGCTACGCCGGTATTCTGGCACGTCTTGCTGATGTGGTTGCCGCGCTGATCGTCCGCGGCTGGGTCGAGTGCGGTTGCGGCAATGCCACCGGTTGGGTGCAGGTGCTGCGCGACCCGAAGCTGGCCAAAGCCATTTACGTCATGCATCAGCAGCCCGGAATCAACTGGAAGGTCGAAGATTTGGCTCGCGAGGCGGGAACCTCCCGCTCGGTATTTGCCGAACGCTTTCTCTCCGCTACCGGCACCACGCCTGCCCGCTACCTGACCGAGCTGCGCATGCGGCTGGCGGTACAGTACATCTCCCATGAGGGACAGGCGCTGGAAAAGGTGGCCTTCAAACTGGGTTACAGTTCGCATGCCGCCTTTAGCCGCGCCTTTAAGCGCATCACCGGCAAAGCGCCGGGCGCACTGCGTGACCTGTCGCGGGGAGAAGAGTTTTAG
- a CDS encoding amino acid ABC transporter permease produces MFSFAFIRDNFTFILSALPVTLAITLLSLLFSTLLGAVLAYVIIRQTPGIKYVAKIFISFGRSVPVLVMLYFFFYVWPWIAAGLFGGPQENMFSYKLSPLVAAVTALSLIFSAYFAETFRAGWNAVDKGQREAAWSIGVSGFTQFRRIIFPQAAVSALPNFTSVLIDLIKDTSLVYTITVIDLMAKANIAAARGFHFVEAYCVVLVIYIVLCLAIARALRSVEISLSARWRGDAQKRVATLSFWGKYFEK; encoded by the coding sequence ATGTTTAGCTTTGCATTTATTCGGGATAATTTTACGTTTATTTTGAGCGCACTGCCAGTGACTCTGGCGATAACGCTATTATCACTACTTTTTTCTACCCTGCTGGGGGCAGTACTTGCATATGTAATCATTCGCCAGACACCCGGCATTAAATATGTGGCAAAGATATTTATCTCTTTTGGCCGCTCGGTACCGGTGCTGGTGATGTTGTATTTCTTTTTTTATGTCTGGCCGTGGATTGCCGCCGGACTGTTTGGCGGCCCGCAGGAGAATATGTTCAGCTATAAGCTCTCGCCGCTAGTGGCGGCGGTGACCGCGCTATCGCTGATCTTCAGCGCTTATTTTGCCGAGACATTTCGGGCCGGATGGAATGCGGTTGATAAAGGGCAGCGGGAGGCCGCCTGGTCGATTGGCGTCAGCGGGTTTACCCAGTTTCGGCGGATTATCTTTCCGCAGGCAGCCGTATCCGCGCTGCCCAACTTCACCAGCGTGCTGATCGATCTGATTAAGGATACCTCGCTGGTTTATACCATCACCGTTATCGACCTGATGGCGAAAGCCAACATCGCCGCCGCACGCGGCTTCCACTTTGTCGAAGCATATTGCGTAGTGCTGGTGATTTACATCGTGTTGTGTCTGGCGATCGCCCGGGCATTGCGCAGCGTAGAAATATCTCTGAGCGCACGCTGGCGAGGAGATGCACAAAAAAGAGTGGCAACTTTATCATTTTGGGGAAAGTATTTTGAAAAATAA
- a CDS encoding amino acid ABC transporter permease: MDNNALFSWQDISQIIPKLLENLPITLGMTFASLLFGLMLALIIVVLQFSRFMPLRIVAKGYTDILRGAPLALLILLFFFGGKLILTALALPPLLIGDTTFAILSISVSISPYFAEMIRSAWNAVDIGQKEAIRSLNIPWHIGIRRIIFPQGLIISIPNFGNLLINLVKMTSLVNIIGIVDIFGRAQKISQNSYGAKQVAAFISVIIVYWLLNSIILYFTTRIEKKYQFLLE; the protein is encoded by the coding sequence ATGGACAATAACGCGTTGTTTAGCTGGCAGGATATCAGCCAGATTATCCCCAAACTGCTGGAGAATTTACCGATCACTCTCGGAATGACCTTCGCCTCATTGCTGTTTGGGCTGATGCTGGCGCTGATTATCGTGGTGCTACAATTTAGTCGATTTATGCCGCTCAGGATTGTTGCGAAAGGGTATACCGATATTCTGCGCGGGGCACCGCTGGCGCTGCTGATCCTGCTGTTTTTCTTCGGTGGCAAACTTATTCTGACGGCGCTGGCGCTTCCACCGCTGTTAATTGGCGATACCACCTTTGCCATTTTATCTATCTCGGTCAGCATCAGTCCTTATTTCGCCGAGATGATCCGCTCGGCATGGAATGCAGTAGATATTGGCCAAAAGGAGGCGATCAGAAGCCTGAATATTCCCTGGCACATTGGCATTCGGCGGATTATTTTCCCTCAGGGATTAATTATTTCCATTCCCAATTTTGGTAATCTTTTAATCAATCTGGTGAAGATGACCTCTCTGGTGAATATTATTGGTATTGTCGATATTTTTGGTCGGGCACAGAAGATCTCACAAAATAGCTATGGTGCTAAACAAGTTGCGGCCTTTATTAGCGTGATAATCGTCTACTGGTTGCTGAATAGTATTATTCTCTATTTTACCACCCGTATTGAAAAGAAATATCAGTTCCTGCTGGAGTGA
- a CDS encoding pyrroline-5-carboxylate reductase family protein, whose amino-acid sequence MANVHFIGAGQMAEAIIRASLSNGTLRAEEISLEDIDGARVDYLQNLYSLPKGGGLTDASLVVLGIRPQDDLTAVADRARSQLTRGTTVVSLIAGVTLEKLSSLFGAETPIVRVIPNTLTDTGFGYSGVTLNAGASTEAVEPFLRGFGKVLYLPERLIDIFTGFGVAGPNYIYYFIESFTDAGVLAGLSRAQATEVVRENLLGAVEMLRRSQKHPRQLLDINNSPAGVGIHGLYELNNSDFAAGLQRSVLAAVRRTRELGQG is encoded by the coding sequence ATGGCAAATGTTCATTTTATCGGTGCCGGGCAGATGGCGGAGGCGATTATTCGCGCGTCTTTAAGCAACGGTACGCTGCGAGCGGAAGAGATCTCGCTGGAGGATATTGATGGTGCGCGAGTTGATTATCTGCAAAACCTCTATTCGCTGCCGAAGGGGGGCGGGTTAACGGACGCTTCTCTGGTGGTATTGGGGATCCGTCCGCAGGATGATCTGACGGCGGTGGCTGACCGTGCACGTTCACAATTGACGAGGGGAACAACGGTAGTTTCATTGATTGCCGGAGTGACACTGGAAAAACTGTCCTCCCTGTTTGGCGCTGAAACGCCGATTGTCAGGGTGATCCCCAATACCTTGACCGATACCGGATTCGGCTATAGCGGCGTAACCCTAAACGCCGGGGCCAGCACGGAAGCGGTTGAGCCGTTTCTGCGCGGTTTCGGCAAAGTACTGTATCTACCGGAACGATTGATCGATATCTTCACCGGCTTTGGCGTCGCAGGTCCCAACTATATCTACTACTTTATCGAGTCCTTTACCGATGCCGGGGTGTTGGCTGGGTTGTCGCGGGCTCAGGCTACGGAAGTGGTGCGGGAAAATCTGCTCGGCGCGGTAGAGATGCTGCGCCGCAGCCAGAAGCATCCGCGTCAGCTTCTGGATATCAACAATTCACCGGCGGGAGTGGGGATTCACGGTCTGTATGAACTGAACAATAGCGATTTTGCCGCCGGGCTTCAGCGTAGCGTGCTGGCGGCGGTCAGGCGCACTCGCGAATTAGGGCAGGGCTAA
- a CDS encoding leucyl aminopeptidase family protein: MLNYRLINQLDSTCDGAHLVTWPGSPLLDACPLNASPLLAEMAEQAAGGEVADTRFGCSPFARITVIPRLQWQDAMNDSLTEVLRPLCKTPVSESLVLDCSLEEAYGALTKALRYLFNLDWHLDDLGLHRVNTGKRRLRQLSFYALPEQQTVLETLAHRQQATAYGMIAARRLADLPSEQCTPQYVVDEAARLCADIPALRCEVLDEKAIVEQGLGLLHAVGKGAERPPRLLAIHYDGITDGPVRCYVGKGVTFDTGGLWLKEGAGMYTMKYDMCGAANVLGLILSIARLALPVRVMGVLALAENAIGPNAMQPGSVARACNGLTVEINNTDAEGRLVLSDAIAWASQRHPQARYIIDMATLTGAVVKALGYDLSGLMTQNETLRSALTQAGIESGDEVWSLPLDSRLKKQTESAIADLCNTPGNNAAISASAAWLLQHFCPPEIPWAHLDVSGTALWREGGKSVASGRPIPLLIQHLLNDISDV; this comes from the coding sequence ATGTTGAATTATCGCTTAATTAATCAGCTGGATAGCACCTGCGATGGCGCGCATCTGGTGACGTGGCCCGGCAGCCCGTTGTTAGACGCCTGCCCCCTAAACGCCAGCCCTCTGCTTGCGGAAATGGCCGAACAAGCCGCTGGCGGCGAGGTCGCGGATACCCGCTTCGGCTGTTCGCCTTTCGCCCGCATTACCGTTATCCCACGGTTACAGTGGCAGGATGCGATGAACGACAGCCTGACAGAGGTACTGCGCCCGTTGTGCAAAACGCCGGTGAGTGAATCGCTTGTCCTGGATTGCTCGCTGGAAGAGGCGTACGGCGCATTAACCAAAGCACTGCGTTATCTGTTTAACCTGGACTGGCATCTCGACGATCTGGGACTGCATCGGGTAAATACCGGGAAACGGCGGCTGCGCCAGCTCTCATTTTACGCCTTGCCTGAACAGCAGACCGTGCTTGAAACCCTGGCTCATCGCCAGCAGGCCACGGCGTACGGCATGATCGCCGCACGGCGGCTGGCAGATCTGCCTTCCGAGCAGTGTACGCCGCAGTATGTGGTGGACGAAGCTGCACGTTTATGCGCCGATATTCCCGCTCTGCGCTGCGAAGTGCTTGATGAAAAGGCCATCGTTGAACAAGGGCTCGGCCTGCTGCATGCGGTCGGTAAAGGCGCCGAGCGCCCGCCGCGCCTGCTGGCGATTCATTATGATGGCATCACCGATGGCCCGGTACGCTGCTATGTCGGTAAAGGCGTGACCTTTGATACCGGCGGGCTGTGGCTGAAGGAAGGTGCCGGAATGTACACCATGAAGTACGATATGTGCGGCGCGGCCAACGTCCTGGGATTGATACTAAGCATCGCCAGGCTGGCGCTGCCGGTGCGGGTCATGGGGGTACTGGCGCTGGCGGAAAACGCCATTGGCCCGAACGCTATGCAGCCGGGTAGCGTCGCTCGGGCCTGCAATGGCTTAACGGTAGAAATCAATAATACCGACGCCGAAGGCCGCCTGGTGCTTTCCGACGCCATTGCCTGGGCCAGCCAGCGGCATCCGCAGGCGCGCTATATTATCGATATGGCAACGCTGACCGGCGCGGTGGTGAAGGCGCTGGGTTATGACCTCAGTGGTTTAATGACCCAAAACGAAACCCTGCGTTCGGCGTTGACTCAGGCGGGAATAGAGAGCGGGGATGAAGTCTGGTCGCTGCCGCTGGACAGTCGGCTGAAAAAACAGACCGAAAGTGCGATAGCCGACCTGTGCAATACGCCGGGCAACAACGCGGCGATCAGTGCCTCCGCCGCGTGGCTATTGCAGCATTTTTGTCCACCGGAGATCCCGTGGGCCCATCTCGACGTCAGCGGTACGGCGCTGTGGCGTGAAGGCGGTAAAAGCGTGGCTTCAGGCAGGCCGATACCGCTGCTGATTCAGCATCTGCTCAACGATATCAGCGATGTTTAA
- a CDS encoding transporter substrate-binding domain-containing protein, which produces MKNKTLLVSSLFLTMGISAAQAAEKSPTAKTVEVVVNANGFPFSFVDDNNNITGYDGDLLKVLDQRLANYKFHFNAVSRDAMIVGLSTGAYTLAADHFYLTKERAEKYDHSGEPTGISDLRLIVRNNENDIHNLGDLASGKKKLVPIHTTDARYTVIENYNKKHPTQQINLQPNGEQSAADIFKAVASGEYDAAIYPIGALLALNKALNLNLKASDSVGLFPNVYLYKKDTDPQLIKAIDAQLVALKKDGTLAELSRKWYAEDVYALPGASDVKVNTDWE; this is translated from the coding sequence TTGAAAAATAAAACGTTACTGGTGAGTTCTCTGTTCCTGACAATGGGAATTAGCGCTGCGCAGGCTGCTGAAAAAAGCCCGACGGCGAAAACGGTAGAAGTGGTGGTGAATGCCAACGGTTTTCCTTTTAGCTTTGTTGACGATAATAACAATATTACCGGCTACGACGGCGATCTGTTGAAGGTGCTGGATCAGCGGCTGGCCAATTATAAATTTCATTTTAATGCTGTCTCGCGCGATGCGATGATAGTTGGCTTATCTACCGGGGCCTATACCCTCGCGGCGGATCACTTTTATCTCACTAAAGAGCGGGCAGAAAAATACGACCACTCCGGTGAACCGACCGGGATCAGCGATTTACGCCTGATCGTGCGCAATAACGAAAACGATATTCATAATCTTGGCGATCTTGCCAGCGGTAAGAAAAAGCTGGTGCCGATTCATACCACCGATGCACGCTATACGGTGATTGAAAACTACAATAAAAAGCACCCGACCCAGCAAATTAATCTGCAACCTAATGGTGAACAGTCCGCCGCTGATATTTTTAAAGCTGTGGCTTCAGGCGAATACGATGCGGCGATTTATCCTATTGGCGCGCTGCTGGCGTTAAATAAGGCGCTAAATCTTAACCTTAAAGCTTCGGATTCTGTCGGCTTATTCCCTAACGTCTATTTATATAAAAAGGACACTGACCCGCAGTTGATCAAAGCGATTGATGCTCAGCTGGTTGCACTGAAAAAAGACGGCACGCTTGCCGAGCTTTCACGTAAATGGTACGCCGAAGATGTTTATGCCTTACCCGGCGCCAGCGACGTTAAAGTCAATACCGACTGGGAATAA
- a CDS encoding amino acid ABC transporter ATP-binding protein, which yields MITLDKISKSFSGERVLKDVSLSVNPGEIICIIGPSGSGKTTLLRTLNFLEPADSGQIKIDDVALDCAKAGKKEIEKLRAKTAMVFQSWNLFHNLTALQNITEGLIYAKKRSRQEAENIAERLLKQVGLLHKKDHYPHSLSGGQKQRIGIARALAINPAVLLLDEPTSALDPEKVGEVLELIQTIAVEGQTMIIVTHEMEFARQVASRVVFMENGEIVEQGPAEQIFGAAQQGRTRAFLARLHYHG from the coding sequence ATGATAACTCTCGATAAAATCAGTAAAAGCTTTTCCGGTGAACGGGTACTCAAAGATGTTTCACTGAGCGTAAATCCCGGCGAAATTATTTGCATTATTGGCCCGAGTGGCTCAGGGAAAACAACACTATTGCGGACGCTTAATTTTTTAGAACCCGCAGATAGCGGACAAATTAAAATAGATGATGTGGCGCTGGACTGTGCAAAGGCGGGTAAAAAGGAAATTGAAAAGCTACGCGCCAAAACTGCAATGGTTTTTCAATCGTGGAATCTTTTTCATAATCTTACCGCACTGCAAAATATCACCGAAGGTTTGATTTATGCCAAAAAGCGCTCGCGCCAGGAGGCTGAAAATATTGCCGAACGGTTATTAAAGCAGGTAGGGCTACTGCATAAGAAAGACCACTATCCTCATAGCCTTTCCGGTGGGCAAAAGCAGCGCATCGGTATTGCCCGCGCGCTGGCAATCAACCCCGCTGTACTGCTGCTGGATGAGCCGACTTCCGCGCTGGATCCGGAGAAAGTCGGCGAAGTGCTGGAACTGATACAGACGATTGCCGTCGAGGGGCAGACGATGATTATCGTCACTCACGAAATGGAGTTTGCCCGCCAGGTGGCTTCTCGGGTGGTGTTTATGGAAAACGGCGAGATTGTAGAACAGGGGCCTGCGGAGCAGATATTTGGTGCCGCGCAGCAGGGGCGAACCCGGGCGTTTCTGGCTCGTTTGCACTATCATGGCTGA
- a CDS encoding MFS transporter, producing MSSCIAAEESLANAKPAWRAVYALALGVFGLIVAEFLPASLLTPMAASLGVSEGMAGQAVTATALVALLTGLLITTATRNIDRRWVLMFFSVLQIISSMMVAFAGSLEFLLLGRLLLGIAIGGFWSMSTATAMRLVPAAMVPKALAIIFSAVSIATVVAAPLGSYFGALIGWRNVFIICAVPSVAALLWQLWVLPSMRPESAGSFATLFKVLRRPGMMGGMLATILIFSGHFAFFTYLRPFLETVAQASVEGVSLILLGFGVANFIGTSIAGHFLSRSLRLTLALVPLAMSALALLMVTFGHFALLDGLLVAMWGFAFGLVPVGWSTWLATTVPDEAESAGGLLVASIQLAIGAGAAGGGAVFDLNGASGVFAGSGLLLVSAMVIVLFAVRVKPVASEE from the coding sequence ATGAGTTCCTGCATTGCCGCTGAAGAGAGTCTGGCAAACGCTAAGCCCGCATGGCGCGCCGTCTACGCGCTGGCGCTGGGGGTGTTTGGCCTGATTGTCGCCGAGTTTCTGCCCGCCAGTTTGTTAACGCCGATGGCGGCCAGCCTCGGTGTGAGTGAAGGTATGGCGGGGCAGGCGGTGACCGCGACGGCGCTGGTGGCGTTGCTTACTGGTTTGCTGATCACTACCGCGACCAGGAATATTGATCGCCGCTGGGTGCTGATGTTCTTTTCCGTTTTACAAATCATCTCCAGCATGATGGTGGCCTTTGCCGGATCGCTTGAGTTTTTACTGCTTGGACGATTGCTGTTAGGGATTGCGATTGGTGGCTTCTGGTCGATGTCGACCGCCACCGCTATGCGCCTGGTTCCGGCGGCGATGGTACCGAAAGCGCTGGCGATCATCTTTTCTGCCGTGTCGATAGCCACCGTGGTTGCCGCGCCGCTCGGTAGCTATTTTGGTGCGCTGATAGGTTGGCGTAACGTATTTATTATCTGTGCGGTGCCGAGCGTGGCTGCGCTGTTATGGCAGCTGTGGGTATTGCCTTCGATGCGCCCGGAGAGCGCGGGCAGCTTTGCGACGCTGTTTAAGGTGCTGCGCCGTCCGGGCATGATGGGCGGGATGCTGGCGACCATCCTGATTTTCAGCGGTCATTTCGCTTTTTTTACCTATCTGCGACCGTTTCTGGAAACCGTAGCTCAGGCCAGCGTCGAAGGGGTCTCCCTGATCTTGCTGGGTTTTGGGGTCGCGAACTTTATCGGTACCTCGATTGCCGGACATTTTCTCTCCAGAAGCCTGCGCCTGACGCTGGCGCTGGTGCCGCTGGCGATGAGCGCGCTGGCGTTGCTGATGGTGACATTTGGTCACTTCGCGCTGCTGGATGGTCTGCTGGTGGCGATGTGGGGCTTTGCCTTTGGCCTGGTGCCGGTGGGTTGGTCAACGTGGCTTGCTACGACGGTACCGGATGAGGCGGAAAGCGCGGGCGGGCTGTTGGTGGCATCTATTCAATTGGCGATAGGCGCGGGTGCGGCAGGCGGAGGGGCGGTGTTCGATCTTAACGGTGCCAGCGGTGTGTTCGCCGGCAGCGGCTTGTTGCTGGTTAGTGCGATGGTAATTGTGCTGTTTGCGGTAAGAGTTAAGCCAGTGGCGAGTGAGGAGTAG
- a CDS encoding YdgH/BhsA/McbA-like domain containing protein: protein MKSIKTFVAVAALSMISFGSFAQSVSASASTLDRAEAKIAAQAAEQGASYKITSAQFNNRVHMTAELTK from the coding sequence ATGAAATCCATCAAAACTTTCGTTGCAGTTGCTGCTCTCTCTATGATCTCTTTTGGTTCTTTTGCACAAAGCGTTAGCGCCAGCGCCTCAACTCTGGACCGCGCAGAAGCAAAAATCGCCGCTCAGGCAGCAGAACAAGGCGCGTCATACAAAATTACCAGCGCTCAGTTTAACAACCGCGTGCATATGACTGCTGAACTGACCAAATAA